From the Lemur catta isolate mLemCat1 chromosome 1, mLemCat1.pri, whole genome shotgun sequence genome, the window acacctgcctAGCAATtggacttgggaggctgaggtgggagatttgcttgaggccaggaccaGTCTGGGCAAGAGTAAGACCTTGTTTCtaggcctcttaaaaaaaaataaaatggaaggacatttataaaaatgatgtgTTCTCAAGGAGCAAAATGGTGAGGAGATAAAGGGCAATTTATTGTTTTAGACAATTATAGGAACCAGGACTTTAAcccagagaaaagaagaggaagatatGATAGATATGGTAACTATATTCAGGTAGCTAAGGACCTGTCCTTGAAAGGCCCTCTGTTACATTTCTAGAGGACAGAATTAATGTAgaatatcatttctttaaaaagcaagttCTAGTAGATACAAtagtattttacaaaaatgggaaCTTATATGcaagtttgattttgttttctttacaggAACACACATCGCTATACatacagaatttttaaacagGAAGGGGGTTGCTAAGAAGAGGAAGTGAATGAAACATAGTCTGTATCCCAGTTAACACTATTTCATAGATTTGTTTTTAGTTCTTCCCTAGTTGCCTGTGTGCTAGGAAGAAAAACACTTGTATCTGggagtgattttcaaaatattttacaactaGTGCTACAGTGACCAATCAGAATGTAGGGCTGGAGCAGGGACTTGGAGGTCTTCTGTTCTGTGGGGCAGCAAGATACATAGTAAGTCTGGGAGGGTCCTGAGTATGTGAAGCATGGATGGGTTTCAGACAATGGCTACTCCTAAGGAAGTgtggatatattttaatattttaataacctGAGCTAAATATCAATAGCCCCTGCCAGTATCCTGcattgaagagactattctttctccaacAAATTATCTTGGTTGaaaattgaccataaatgtaagagTTTACTTCtgactctcaattctgttccattgatgtataTGCCTATCCTTATGAcaatactacactgtcttgattactatagctttgtagtaggTTTTGAAACTGAGATGTCTGggtgcagttttgttttttgtttttgttttcatttttttaatctagagagcttgttaaaacttttcctcaactctttttttttttttttttttttattcccccaCGAGATGtggtctccctctgtctcccaggctggagtgcaatggcatcagaTCACagctaactgcagcctcaaactcctgggttcaagtgatctacctcagccccctcccctaaCTAGCAGGGACTAGTGTCAtctgctaccacacctggctctggCTGGAGTTTTTACAAAATGCAGTCATACTGTGTACAgttatggaaggaaaaaaaagaccagcctgagcaacataatgagaccctcatctctacaaaaaataaaacaactggcCACCGAGAGTGTGCTTGTCGGCCCAGCTAtatgggaggcttaggcaggaggatcccttgagcccaggagcttgaggctgcagtgagctattaatatgatgccactgcattctagcctgagtgacagatcAAGATcttgtctgcaaaaaaaaaaaaaaaaaaaaaaaaaattagtgaattcCTCCAACTTTggtctttttcaaaattgtcttgcCTATCCTAGGCCCTTTGGATTTCCACATtcattttaggatcagcttgtcagtttctaaaaaaaaaagtgctggcACTTTGTTAGGGATTGAAtttaatctatagatcaatttaaGAAttgtggccaggcgtggtggctcatgcctgtaatcctagcactctgggaggccgaggtgggaggatcatttgagctcaggagtttgagaccagcctgagcaagagtgagaccccatccctactaaaaatagaaagaaattacctggaaaactaaaaatatatagaaaaattagccaggcatagtggtgcatgcctgtagtcccagctacttgggaggctgaggcaggaggatcgcttgagcccaagagtttgaggttgctgtgagctaggctaacgccacagcactctagcctgggcaacagagtgagactctgtctcaaaaaaaaaaaaaaatttaagaattgcTATACTAAAAATATCGAGTCTAACCATGAAAGTCTGTTAagtgtctccatttatttaggtcttcatttctctcagcaatggtttgtagttttcagtgtataaatcttgcacttgttttgttaaattttttcctaagtaTCTTTTTGGATactattgtgaatggaattgttttcttcatttttgattttttgttgctagtatacagaaatacaattgattttttatacTGATCTTGTATCCTGGGACCTTGCTACACTTACTAGTTCTGGTAGCTATTTTTGTTaattccttatgattttctacagaagatcatgttatctgcaaatacacgcagttttatttcttccaatctggttgccatttgatttttttccactggCTACACcctccaatacaatgttgaatagaagtggtggaGCCAGTGTCcgtgccttgttcctgatcttaaaggGAAAGTATGAagttttaccattaagtataatgtgaGCTGTAGGTTTTTCCATAGATACCCTTTATCATAAGCTTCTGTAAAAGTAAGAGTCCTCAGTCTCATCAGAAGACAGGGTTTTGGGTCTTGGGGAAGTGCAGCCTTAGGAATTTGTGTTTCTAACAAGCGACCCAGATGACAGCCCTCATGGTGTTTGCGAAGCACTGTGGACCAGGGGCCCTGCTCCCAGAAGAGGCGTCACCTTGTTACTCTCCCTGCTTCGGGATCAATCGCTAAAGAAAGGATCTGAGCCCTACCGTAGCGTGTAGGAAACAAAACTGCCAATTGTAACAGTTTTTCCTTTGGCAGGAGGGCCCTCAGGAGTGAGGAATCCTGCTCTCATGTACTGACCAAAGCTATAAAATGCAGGCCAACGTTCAGGCCCTTTAAGAGTCTGAATAGGTCAAACAAAGTCAGAGACAAACTGGAACCATTAAATTGTTTGCCTGGGTGTTATGTGACGCCTAGGACGCTCACTCTCTGCCCTGAGAATGAAATTATCTGTCCAATAGTTTAACCTAATAATGGCTTAAAATAGTCATGCGGCCCACCTAGGTTATCTTACCACTATGTGACACTGTTTCTTAGCGgaaataattttccattcttaAATGACTTACAAAAGCTTTTTCCACTATTACCTCAACCCTAGGATCCAATCCGACAGAAAAGGGATCAAGTGGGGCGAGCGCTATTGATCGACGTGCATTCCAACCAACCTACGACGGAAAGAGAGCGCGCGCGAGCAAGCTGATGTCCAATCATTACTCCGCAGCGGCAGCGTGGGCGGGGCTTGAGGAAACGGCTCGCCGCAGGGTTGGCGGACTTGAGAAGGAGCGAAGATGGCGGAGTGAGGCGTGCCGCTGCTGACTGGCCTCTGGGCCGGGGGCGGGTCGGCCCCCGGGAGGCCGAGTGCATCTGGGGGCCGTGCGAGGCGAGCCGAGAAGGCCGGCGACGGAAGGACGAACAGGCGGTGAGGAGGTAGCGCAGTCCATCCCAGCCAGGGACGGGAGTGCGCGGAAGCCTGCTGGCAGCCGGCCGGGGCCTTGCCCCGGCGGGGGTTTCAGCCCTCGGCGGCCCCACGGTGGCCCGCACCCACCTTCTGGGCGTGTAGCACAGCCCACTCCGTCCTCGACCCGCCGGGGCCCTTTCCAGTGCAGCGCCTTTGGCTGTCTTTGTGCTTTCTGCTTGTTCCCCGGGGATTGCACCCACGCTGGGCTGTATCTGGGAGCGGGTGCGTCGgccatccatttattttttgaagaatatctttgttttgttgatttatttatacTCCTCGCCTCACGACTTAGTGCCCCCTCTTTTGCCCAGAGGTTCCAGTATCAATGGAGGCCTGTTGCGGCCCTGAGTACTTTGTGTCCCCACCCCTTTGACCTTGAGATTTGGTAAAACAGGTTCCCCTTAGGATATTCGTTCAAGTATGTGTATTGCGGACGTCCTCTTGCAATCTTTACTATATCCATTCGCTCTCACTCCCACCTCCCAAACTTTTATGAAAAAACTGAGTGAGCAATTTTGTCCGGGTATGTTCTTAGAATGTCCCAATGGCGCATTAATTTCTGCTGACACTAGATCTCGGTAGAATTCACTAGTTTTGGTTTCTGATCCAGAACTAAAGGAATCCAGtgtacaatatttttttaaagagagaggatGAGAAATAGTCTAGAGAAATGTTATTAAAACATGATTTGTGTAATATGGTGGGGTTGCAGAGTGTTAGTACTGTCAGGCATTTGCATTTGGTTCTTGTTTAACTTCATGGGATATCTCTTTTTGTAATTTGCATTATTACAATCCCTCATTCGGTCTCTCAGTTAAATTCTAGGAAAGTTCCTGTTATTAAATTTGTGAATTGGTGAGGCCTGTTTAAATATGTGGCACATTAGGGTCCAGTTTGAATGGACATATCGTTATATAAATGAATGTTCTTGGTAGATTATATGCTCTTTGCTGGCCCTGGATTTAGTAGATCTGCAAATATCAGATAAAGAAGCATTTCTAAATGTGaccttttttgttgcttttgtcaGTAGTTTTTTTCATCTtatccagaagaagaaaaaacgaTACAGGCCAGAGGAAAGGAATGGAACATTATTGCTCCCTCCCTTACAGGGGAAGTGGTCATGGACACTAAAGGAAATGTTCTTATTAGGGGACTATAAACTACTGGGAATTTTATACACAATTATACATTTTTGTGGATAAAGGAGGGTCCATAATATTAGTAGATTCTCAAAGAGAATAGAATTCCGTAaaagcttgagaaccactgcttcaAGAGTTctgacatcttttaaaaatgatgccaGTGCAGGTAGAGagtaattgctttcttttttttttttacattgagtAATTGCTTTCTTATTGCTCCTTTTGAATAGCTTATGATAGTAATGTTTTATTGGAATAGCTtggtttatttgaataattttgtaCACTAATGCATTTACCACCAGTGAGGGCTatatccttaattttctttttattttcaggttCCTTATCACAGGAAGAACATTTTCCTTGACCTTTAGGTGCTTTTATattcatctcaaaaacaaaatgctgaaCTCAGGACTTGGAAAGTAAGTAATAGTGGGCTAATCATTTCAAGTGCTGTTTAAGCAGCTTGAAAATAGCTAGATAGAAGTGGAACAATAAGCTGTTAGCTTCAACAGAAGATGAATATCAAAAATGACTGTAGGCCagggactttgggaggctgaggtgggaggattgcttgaatccaggagtttgagaccagcctgggcaacatagcaagaccctgtctctacaaaaaaataaaaataaaaagttaaccgGGTATGGGAGTGTGctcctgtagtaccagctactcacaggctgaggcaagaagattgcttgcaCCCCAGAGTTAGAGTCTGTAGTGAGCTTTGATCATGCcgctatactctagcctgggtgacagagcaagagcctgtctcaaaaaaacaaaaagactgtaAATTCTGTAAATTATTGATGTTTAagttaaatcttttatttttcagcaaatatattaggtaaagaaaaaaaacttgatCATTTGCCCAaaccagtaattttttttttttaagagggtattgctctatcacccaggatggatacaggcgtgtgccaccacgcccagctaatttttctaatttttttgtagagagggggtctcgatatgttgcccaggcttgtctagaactcctggcctcaagcagtccttccaccttggcctcccaaagcactgggatgacaggtgtgagccactgcacccagcctcagtaatttttaatgggtaaagaaaaaagatacagatTTAATTAGATTGATCACctgattaaaaagataaatgttactggacaaatttatttgtttaaatacattttattgtgtatatttaaggtatatagcATGATGTTATGAAACAacctaaaaatagtaaaaagattaTTATAGTAAAGCAAATTAATGTATCCATCATTTCCACAGttacccattttttttgtttttgtggcaagagcagctaaagTCTTATTTAGCATGAATCCCAtttatagtataattttattaCCTATAGTTCTCGTGTTGTACATttgatctctagacttgttcatcccaCATAATCTGTTACTTTATATCCTCTGACCTACATCTCTCAGTTTCCTATCCCCCAGCCACTGTTTTGTTCTCTATTgctgtctttgattttttttttaagatttcacatataaatgagattgtgtaatatttttctttctttgtctagcttatttctcttagcataatgtcctccaggctcattcatgttgtggcaaatgacaagatcttattctttgttttagggctgaataatatccccTGGTATCCCCTGGTATATACGTACCCTAGTTTCTACAGTATCTTTATCCATTCGTCcgttgatgaacacttgggttgtttccttatcttggcttcagtgaacatgggagtgtggTTAATCTTTATGGGGTGATGATTTCATGTTGAGTATATGCCCAGAag encodes:
- the LOC123633381 gene encoding uncharacterized protein LOC123633381 — translated: MIDMRQRGRGLRKRLAAGLADLRRSEDGGVRRAAADWPLGRGRVGPREAECIWGPCEASREGRRRKDEQAVRRFLITGRTFSLTFRCFYIHLKNKMLNSGLGKYL